One window of the Populus nigra chromosome 4, ddPopNigr1.1, whole genome shotgun sequence genome contains the following:
- the LOC133692600 gene encoding serine/threonine-protein kinase CTR1-like, translating into MPHRTTYFFPRQFPDRSGFNASSSSKQLLDHGNKKVTEDAFNIENDLRKPSSKDLYSTVGKNTSKTTATPTTITTPISDLFTSSDDEKYHPKTKQFGEDGKYKQKKKQLAAFFDWLSEKKVEKSTSHVKLQRLSTEEDFQLLVTPDPEPEPVLPAPGIIKERDVDRNFDRQVSLPRLSSGSSYAGSLFSGITTLDGNFTTDIKVDTSTTVHVPTMKQEVVPEVTEEKEDQQNKNENLVLKTKESYYLQLSLAKRLSAQAGIASELLLLQEGVPEASDARTVSYRLWVSGCLSYSDKISDGFYNILGMNPYLWVMCNEDEEGSRLPPLMSLKEIEPSETSMEVVLVDRRGDSRLKELEDKAQELYCTSESTLVLVEQLGKLVAVYMGGSFLWEQGDLHKRWKLASRRLRDFHKCIVLPIGSLSMGLCRHRAILFKKLADYIGLPCRIARGCKYCVADHRSSCLVKIQDDRQLSREYVVDLVGQPGNLHGPDSTINGGFLSSVPSPFQIPHIKESQQPYMDDAPYEIQDSKQLCAFPENPVCSGNKEVEELSVVDGWLEHLKPSTYVPVDQVYLGKELSLMPLDLIRNAEAPDAAGRSVHECSGLEEEQVIAQQTCKKEKVVSGGPVINSVVKQTKVNLSSQSDKKEIESIIGNQARLASMTIPRYLNLEPSLAIDWLEISWEELHIKERVGAGSFGTVHRAEWHGSDVAVKVLIVQDFHDDQLREFLREVAIMKRVRHPNVVLFMGAVTKRPHLSIVTEYLPRGSLYRLIHRPAAGEVLDQRRRLRMALDVAKGINYLHCLDPPIVHWDLKSPNLLVDKNWTVKVCDFGLSRFKANSFISSKSVAGTPEWMAPEFLRGEPSNEKSDVYSFGVILWELVTMQQPWSGLCPAQVVGAVAFQNRRLSIPQNTPPVLASLMESCWADDPSQRPSFGKIVESLKKLLKSPLQPRQISGQKSSPFKDT; encoded by the exons atgccTCATCGTACCACGTACTTCTTCCCCAGGCAATTTCCGGACAGGTCTGGATTCAATGCATCATCGTCTTCAAAACAATTATTAGATCACGGGAATAAAAAAGTCACTGAAGATGCTTTTAACATCGAAAATGACCTCCGAAAGCCTTCATCGAAAGATCTGTACTCCACAGTTGGCAAAAATACATCGAAAACAACTGCTACTCCGACCACAATAACCACACCAATATCCGATCTCTTCACGAGCAGTGACGACGAAAAGTACCATCCCAAGACAAAACAATTTGGTGAGGATGGCAAgtataaacaaaagaaaaaacaacttgcCGCTTTTTTCGACTGGTTGTCCGAGAAAAAAGTCGAGAAATCTACTAGTCACGTGAAGTTGCAAAGATTATCGACTGAGGAGGATTTTCAACTGTTAGTTACACCGGACCCGGAACCAGAGCCTGTTCTTCCAGCTCCGGGGATAATTAAAGAGAGGGATGTTGACCGGAATTTTGACCGGCAAGTGTCGCTGCCAAGGTTATCGAGTGGGAGTAGTTACGCTGGTAGCTTGTTCTCGGGGATTACTACACTTGATGGAAACTTTACTACCGATATCAAGGTTGACACGTCGACGACGGTGCATGTGCCGACTATGAAGCAGGAAGTGGTGCCGGAGGTGACTGAGGAAAAGGAGGATCAGCAGAATAAGAATGAAAACTTGGTGCTAAAGACTAAGGAGAGTTATTATTTGCAGCTTAGTTTGGCTAAGAGACTGAGTGCTCAAGCTGGTATTGCTAGTGAGCTTTTGCTTCTGCAGGAAGGCGTACCTGAAGCCTCCGATGCACGAACCGTTTCGTATCGTCTCTGG GTGAGTGGATGCTTGTCGTATAGTGACAAGATATCGGATGGATTCTATAACATTTTGGGAATGAATCCATATCTATGGGTGATGTGCAATGAGGATGAGGAAGGAAGTAGGCTGCCACCACTAATGTCGCTCAAAGAAATTGAACCAAGTGAGACATCAATGGAGGTGGTTCTTGTTGATAGACGTGGTGACTCGCGTCTTAAAGAGTTGGAGGATAAAGCTCAAGAACTGTATTGTACTTCGGAGAGCACGTTGGTGTTGGTGGAGCAACTGGGCAAACTTGTCGCTGTTTACATGGG GGGAAGTTTCCTCTGGGAGCAAGGAGATCTCCACAAGCGATGGAAACTGGCTAGCAGGAGGTTGAGGGACTTCCATAAGTGTATTGTGCTTCCTATTGGTAGCCTATCCATGGGACTCTGCAGACATCGCGCCattcttttcaag AAATTGGCAGACTATATAGGTTTGCCATGTCGGATCGCTCGAGGTTGCAAGTATTGTGTAGCTGATCACCGGTCTTCTTGTCTTGTCAAAATCCAGGATGACAGGCAGTTGTCAAG GGAATATGTAGTTGATCTAGTTGGGCAGCCAGGAAATCTCCATGGTCCAGATTCCACAATAAATGGAGGATTCCTTTCTTCAGTGCCTTCACCCTTTCAAATCCCACATATAAAAGAATCTCAACAACCTTACATGGATGATGCACCTTATGAGATTCAAGACTCTAAGCAGTTGTGTGCATTTCCTGAAAATCCTGTGTGTTCAG GCAATAAGGAAGTAGAGGAACTCTCAGTGGTTGATGGTTGGCTTGAACATCTGAAACCCTCCACTTATGTACCAGTGGATCAAGTTTACCTTGGAAAAGAATTGTCCCTGATGCCTTTGGATTTGATAAGGAATGCTGAAGCTCCTGACGCAGCTGGGCGATCTGTACATGAATGTTCTGGACTTGAAGAAGAACAAGTTATTGCACAACAAACTTGCAAGAAGGAGAAAGTTGTATCTGGAGGTCCAGTCATAAACAGTGTTGTCAAGCAAACCAAAGTAAACCTATCCAGTCAGTCGGATAAGAAGGAAATTGAGAGCATAATCGGCAATCAAGCCAGACTTGCTTCCATGACCATCCCAAGATATTTGAATCTTGAACCTTCACTTGCCATAGATTGGCTTGAGATCTCATGGGAAGAGTTACATATCAAGGAGCGTGTTGGAGCTG GCTCATTTGGTACGGTGCATCGTGCTGAATGGCACGGATCT GATGTTGCTGTCAAGGTtctaattgttcaagatttTCATGATGATCAGTTGAGGGAATTCTTGAGAGAG gTTGCAATAATGAAACGTGTTCGTCATCCAAATGTTGTTCTCTTCATGGGGGCTGTTACAAAGCGCCCTCATCTATCAATTGTGACAGAATATCTGCCAAG GGGCAGTCTATACCGCCTCATACACCGGCCTGCTGCAGGCGAAGTACTGGATCAAAGGAGGCGGTTACGTATGGCACTTGATGTG GCCAAGGGGATCAATTATCTTCACTGTCTTGATCCTCCAATTGTTCACTGGGACCTTAAATCTCCAAATTTGTTGGTTGATAAAAACTGGACAGTAAAG GTGTGTGATTTTGGGTTGTCCAGATTCAAAGCTAACTCTTTCATATCATCAAAATCAGTGGCTGGAACA CCCGAGTGGATGGCTCCAGAATTCCTTCGTGGAGAGCCTTCCAACGAGAAGTCTGATGTTTACAGTTTTGGAGTCATCCTATGGGAGCTTGTGACTATGCAACAACCTTGGAGCGGACTTTGCCCTGCCCAG GTGGTTGGAGCTGTAGCCTTTCAGAATAGAAGGCTTTCTATTCCCCAGAACACACCGCCAGTATTGGCTTCTCTCATGGAATCTTGCTGGGCGGA TGATCCATCTCAGCGCCCATCTTTTGGTAAGATAGTGGAGTCATTGAAGAAGTTGTTAAAGTCTCCACTGCAGCCAAGGCAGATCAGTGGACAAAAGAGTTCTCCCTTCAAAGATACTTAA
- the LOC133690830 gene encoding uncharacterized protein LOC133690830 — MIFDLLLQAGLILLGVFMFLAMHNIPQKFLSKLRYRNRADLQAKRHFVLGAQLIAQARSPSNSRSTATSLAKQAEDEANKAISLDPKDAASHILKALSLDLQGFRTSALESINVALSPLAVKSLSASEKGDALFKRAELAMGMNRRGRVEPAIQDLTEAVKLNKDNAKAFCLLGECYEASKMIEEAKEAYEEALRLQPELASAKEKLGLLRS, encoded by the coding sequence atgatattcGATCTTCTGCTACAAGCAGGTCTAATCCTGCTGGGAGTTTTCATGTTTCTAGCTATGCATAACATCCCTCAAAAATTCCTCTCCAAACTCCGTTACCGTAACCGCGCCGATCTCCAAGCCAAACGCCACTTCGTTCTTGGCGCCCAGCTTATCGCTCAAGCCAGATCGCCCTCCAACTCTCGGTCCACAGCTACCTCGTTAGCCAAACAAGCTGAAGACGAAGCCAACAAAGCCATCTCTCTCGACCCCAAAGACGCCGCTTCTCACATCTTAAAAGCCTTATCTCTCGATCTGCAAGGGTTCAGAACATCAGCTCTGGAATCGATAAACGTGGCTCTGTCGCCGCTGGCGGTTAAGTCGCTAAGCGCGAGCGAGAAAGGGGATGCGTTGTTTAAGAGGGCTGAATTGGCGATGGGGATGAATCGGCGCGGACGAGTTGAACCGGCGATTCAGGATTTGACCGAGGCAGTTAAGTTGAATAAGGATAATGCGAAAGCGTTTTGTTTGTTAGGTGAGTGTTACGAGGCAAGTAAAATGATAGAGGAAGCTAAAGAGGCTTATGAGGAGGCTTTGAGGTTGCAGCCTGAGTTGGCTTCGGCGAAAGAGAAATTGGGCCTCCTGCGTTCTTAA